The genomic DNA GGTTGAGCATCCGGGCTTCTTCTTGCGCCAGGACGACGACCCTGCGGGCACGGTCGGTGAATCTCTCAAACATCGGTGGTTACCTGCTCTCCATCGCGTAGCGATACCCGCGTACGGCTTCGTTATATCGGTTTTCTCGTAGCCCGCACGTAGTACCTACCGTCCACTCTAGTGGGCGGCCGCCCCGGGTGCGGAGGTTGGACCCAGGACAAGCTGTCCACATCGAGTGCTGCAGAAGAGCAACGCCGCCGGTAGACGATTCGTTTCCGAAAACCTTCCGATTCGGGTTCGCCACTAGCGAAAAACTCCGGACCGGGAATTCTCACCGGTCCGGAGCTGGCAACTATCGGTTACGTTGCGGTCGTCTATGTTGCTGCGTGGAAAGCGTCGATGACGTCAGCAGGGATGCGGCCGCGAGTCGACACGTTGTGCCCGTTGCGGCGGGCCCATTCGCGGATGGCCGCGCTCTGCTCGCGATCGATGGCGCCACGGCCTCGGGCCGGACCTGCCACCCGTCCGCGCCGACGTCCGCCGACCCGGCGTCCGGCCTCGACCCACTGCTTCAGGTCGTTACGGAGCTTGGTGGCATTCTTGGAGGAAAGGTCGATCTCATAGGTGACACCGTCGAGGCCGAATTCGACCGTCTCGTCGGCGGTGGCTTCGCCGTCGAAATCATCGACCAACGTGACGGTCACTTTCTTAGCCATTACCCCGCACCGAACCCTTCTGCTTACGCATTGGCGACTTACGCCCGAGTATCCTGCATCCGCGCCCCAATGTGCCACAAAACGCGCACATTTCCAACAACGCGTGGATCGCGGCGGTTCAGTTGCTGTGGATCAGTTACCGTGACGGCGAACAATCGGGAACAAAACCGTGTCTCTAATAGACAACCCTGTCAACGCCATCAACAAGCGATCGACACCCATTCCGGTTCCGGTGGTCGGCGGCATCGCATACTCCAATGCGGCAAGGAAATCGTCGTCGAGAACCATTGCTTCGTCATCGCCGGCGGCCGCCGCACGGGCCTGGGCCTCGAATCGTTCCCGTTGGATTACCGGATCGACGAGTTCGGAATATCCGGTGGCGAGCTCGAAACGCCGTATGTAGAGGTCCCATTTCTCGGTCACCCCGGGGATGCTGCGGTGAGCGCGGGTCAGCGGCGAGGTCTCGACCGGGAAGTCGCGGACGAACGTAGGCGCCCACAACTTCTCGCCGACAGTGTGTTCCCAGAGTTCCTCGACCAATTTTCCGTGCCCGTAACCACGGTCACGCGGAATCTCCACCTCGAGCCGATCGGCAATAGCCCACAAGTAGTCCACTGATGTCTCCGGCGTGATCTCCTCACCCAGAGCCTCAGACAACGAAGGATACATTTCCAACGTGTCCCATTGCCCGTCGAGATCGTAGATAGTGCCATCGGGCAATGGCACTTGCCGGGTGCCGATTGCCTCGTCGGCAACCTCTTGAATAAGTTCGCGGGTAACTACCGCAGAATCGTTGTAGTCGCCGTAGGCCTGATATGTCTCCAGCATCGAGAATTCCGGCGAGTGCGTAGAATCAACGCCTTCGTTGCGAAAGTTCCGATTCAACTCGAAAACCCGGTCAAAACCGCCGACGATGCAGCGCTTGAGGAACAGTTCCGGCGCGATCCGCAGGTACAAATCCACATCGAGCGCATTCGAGTGGGTAATGAACGGCCGGGCTGCCGCTCCACCGGCCAGCGTCTGCAGCATAGGTGTCTCGACCTCGAGGAAGCCCCGGCGTTCCAGTGCCGAACGCACCGCCCGCACCACCGCTACCCGCTGACGCGCAATACTGCGCGCCTCCGGACGCACGATGAGATCCACGTAGCGCTGACGCACCCGCGCTTCTTCGCTCATTTCTTTGTGAGCAATGGGCAGCGGGCGCAGAGCCTTGGCCGCCATCTGCCACGAATCGGCCAGCACGGAAAGTTCGCCGCGCTTGGAGCTGATCACCTCGCCGTGAAGAAACACGATGTCGCCGAGGTCCACATCGGCCTTCCACGCATCGAGCGACTCCTGCCCCACCTGGGCCAGGCTGATCATCGCCTGCAACTGCGTGCCATCGCCCTCCTGCAGCGTCGCGAAGCACAACTTGCCCGAATTGCGGGCGAACACCACCCGCCCCGAGACACCGACCATCACGCCGGTCTGGGTGTCGGCGACCAGGTCCGGATAGGCGCTGCGCAGTTCAGCCAGCGAATGCGTACGCGGGACGGTCACCGGATAGGGTTCGCGGCCCTCGGCCAGCAGCCGCTCCCGCTTGGCCTGACGAATCCGGAACTGCTCGGGAAGGTCGGCCTGGGACTGGGACGCGTCGTCGCGATCGGCTGGGCTCACAGAGTGCCAGCTTAAATGAACCCGCGAGCGCATAATTGCACGCCGACAAGCTGGCGGGGACTATCCGCATCCTGACGGGGACAGACTGCAGCCCAGGTGTGCACAACCTCACAACAATGGCGAATTGGTTCTGCCTATTTGGCGGGCTTGAGCCGGCCGCGCTGGCTGTCACGGTTCCGCTCGAACACCAACCGCAGGCCGTCAAGGGTCAGGTGCGGGTCGTAGTGCTCGACCGTGCGCAGGTCCGGCAACACCAGCGGCGCGGTGTAGCCGGTCGCCACGACCGCGACATCGTCGCCGGCGAATCCGTCGACATCCGCGCGGATCCGGTGGACCAGCCCGTCGACCAGCCCGGCGAACCCGAAAACCGCTCCGGCCTGCATGCACTCGACGGTGTTCTTGCCGACCACCGAACGCGGACGGGTCAGCTCGACCCGGCGCAGGGCAGCCGAGCGGGCCGCGGCGGCATCCGAGGACACCTGCACACCGGGTGCGATCGCCCCACCCAGGAACTCCCCCTTTGCCGACACCACATCGACACAGATCGACGAGCCGAAATCGACGATGATCGCCGCAGTGCCGTATTTGTGATAGGCGGCAAGGCAATTCACGATCCGGTCCGCGCCGACTTCCTTGGGGTTGTCGACCAGCAGCGGGATACCGGTACGCACACCGGGTTCAATCAGCACATGCGGCACCGTCGGCCAGTACTGCTCGAGCATGAGGCGCACCTCATGCAGCACCGAGGGTACCGTGGACAGCCCGGCGGCCCCGGTCAGACGCTCGGAGTCATCTCCGATCAGGCCGTCGAGGGTGAGCGCCAATTCATCTGCAGTCACCTCGGATTCGGTCCGGATCCGCCACTGCTGCACCACTTTCGCGTGATCCCCTGAACCGGAGATCAGCCCGACGATGGTGTGGGTGTTGCGGACGTCGATGGCGAGCAGCATCAGCGCGGTGACATCAGTTCGGACGCGTCCTCGGGGACGTAGGCCGGGTCATGGCTGTGCTCGCCGAGATCGATCTGCTTGTTGTCGGCATCTACGAACACGATCCGCGGCTGGTAGGCACGGGCCTCGGCATCCTCCATCACCCCGTAGGCGATCAGGATGACCAGATCGCCCGGGTGGATGAGATGCGCTGCGGCGCCGTTGATCCCGATCACCCCGGTGCCGCTCTCGCCGGTGATGGCGTACGTCACCAGGCGGGCACCGTTGTCGATGTCGACGATCGTCACCTGCTCACCCTCGAGCAGGTCGGCCGCTTCCATCAGGTCGGCGTCAATGGTCACCGAGCCCACGTAGTGCAGGTCGGCCTGCGTCACCGTGGCACGGTGAATCTTCGATTTCAGCATGGTGCGCTGCATCAGTTCCTCCAGGGCAATTCGTGATTGTCGCTGTCACCGACGCGGGGGTGTCCGTCGATTCCCGCCGACGCTCCGATATCGACCGATATGTTGTCCAGCAGCCGGGTCCGGCCCAGCCGAGCGGCCACCAGCAACCGGGCCTGACCTTCGCTCGGCGCGGGACCCAACATCGGGTCGCGCACCTCCAGGTAGTCGACGTCGATGGCGGGCACCTCGTCGAGCACCGCCCGGGCCGCGTCGACGGTCGCCGACGCCCCGCCCGCCGCCGCGTACTTCCCTGCCAGCAGGGCCGCCGACAACGCGCCGGCCTGTTCACGCTCGTCGGCATCGAGGTAGCGATTGCGCGACGACATCGCCAGTCCGTCGGATTCCCGGACGATGGGCACCCCCACGATCTGTACGTCGACATTGAGGTCGGTGACCATCTGCCGGATCAATGCCAGTTGCTGATAGTCCTTTTCGCCGAAGAAGGCCCGGTCGGGCCGGACGATCTGGAGTAGCTTGAGCACGACGGTGAGCACACCGGCGAAGTGGCCCCGGCGCGACGCGCCTTCCAGTTCATCGCCGGCTGTCCCGGGCTGCACACTGGTACGGGGTCCGTTGGGGTACATGTCCGAACCGGTTGGGGTGAAAGCGATCTCGACGCCCTCCGCACGCAGCGCGGCCAGGTCCTCATCGAGGGTCCGCGGGTAGGCGTCGAGGTCTTCGCCCGGCGCGAACTGCAACGGGTTGACGAAGATCGACACCACGACGACCGCGCCCGGAACCCGCTTGGCCGCCCGGATCAGGGTCAGGTGTCCTTCGTGCAGTGCACCCATGGTGGGCACGAGGGTGACCCGGCGGCCACTGGTGCGCAGGGCCCGGGCGACCGCTGCGACATCGGCGGGTGCCGAGTAGACGTTCAGCTCGCCGGCGACGAACTTGGGCGTGTTGCTGGGGGTCATCCGTGACTCGTTTCAGGGCGGTTTTTGGGACCTGCTTCTGGGCTCGTCTCCCGGAGAGCTGCGAGCACCCCCGCAGGCGCGTGAGCACGTTGGGCGGTGCGCAGTGAGTCGACCCGATATGCCTGGGCCAGTTGAGGATCCAATGCCCTTAGCGCATTCAGATGCGCGGTAACCGCGGCGGCGTCACCGCGCGCAACCGGCCCGGTCAACGCGGCCTGACCGCGTTGCAGCGCGTTCTCCAGCGCGGCCTGGGCCAGCGGGCCCACCACACGTTCCGGCAGACCGCCGGGCGCATCGCCGACGAGTTCCTGGCCGAGCAGTTCCTGGCCGCGAAGCGAGGCACGCAAGATGTCGACCGCATCGAGCACCAGGGTGACCAGGTGGTTGCCGGCATGCGCCAGCGCCGCGTGGTATTGCGTTCTGGCGTATTCGGGCACCCGGAACGGCTCGCCGCCGATCTCGAGCACCAGCGACTGACCGATCGCATAACCGACTTCGTCGGCCGCGGTGACACCGAAACACGTATCGGCCAGCCGCGAGATGTCCTCGTCCGAGCCGGTGAATGTCATCGCCGGATGGATCGCCAGCGGAATGCACCCCTGCTCGGTCAGCGGGGCCAGCACCGCGACCCCGTTGGCACCGGAGGTGTGCACCACGATCGTGCCGGGCCGCACCGCACCGGTGGCGGCCAGACCCGACACCAGAGATGTCAGCTCAGCGTCGGGGACCGCCAACAGCAAGAGTTCGGCCCGCTCCGCCACCTCGGGAACGGGAAGGACGGAGGTTTCGGGCAGCCGACGCTGCGCCCGCAGCCGCGACGCCTCGGATATCGCGCTGCACGCCACCACCACGTGTTCGACACGTTCCAGGGCATAGCCCAGCGCAGTGCCTACCCGGCCGGCGGAGATGATGCCGACGCTGAGCCTGGCCGGACGCAATCCCTCAGGAGGGGACCACCCGTTTGCAGGGGGCTGCTGCATCGCAGACGACCTCACAGGTTGAAATGGTTTTACGTTCCAGTCCCGCGTTGCGGGTACCGGACGGTCGCCACGAGACTAGCTCACTCCTTGCGGCGCCTGCGACGCCCGCCTTCGGCGGGACCCGTCTGAAACCGTGCCAGCAGCTCGTTCACCGACTGCCCATCGGCATGGTGCCCGTTCGGCGGCTCGGGCTCGTCGTCGGTGCGGTGCCGCGATGCCCGTCGCGGCGGCTCGGGTGGTTGCGAGGACTCGGTGGCCAACGCCGGGGACGGCTGTGCCGGTGCGGGCAGGCCGGCGTCGGAAACCTCACCCGCGGCGGAGTGACGACCACGCGGCGGCTCGGGAGCCTGACCTGGTGACATCGCGGGCGCCGGAGTCGGCGCGGGCTCAAGTGCCGGCTCAGCTGCCGGAGCTGGTTCGGGCTTGGGCGCCGGAGCTGCGGTGGGTGTCGATTCTTGGGCGCGGCGCCGGCCGACGTACTCGTTTGCGGCGCCGTTCTGGGCTACCGGTGTAGCCCAGTTGCTGCCCGGTACGCCTGCGGGAATCCACTGTCCCTCGGCGGGTGCCGGTTCCCAACCCGTCGCCGCGGGTTCAGCGGCGGGCGCCGACGTGCTCGGGGGCTCGGGTTCCGGGGCTTCGATGGTGGGTGACGGCTGCATCGGCGGCATGGCCGGTGGCGGCGGGGGCGGCGCCCAGGTCGACGGAGGCTCGGGCTGCCGGCGGGCGGCCGGTGGCGGCTCGGGCCGGGGCTGCGGTTGGGGCTCAGGCCGAGGCCCGGATACCGGTTGCGGCTCAGGCCCGAACACCGGTTGCGGCTCGGGCCGGGGCTGCGGTTGGGACTCAGGCCGGGCAGCCGGTTGCGGCCCGGGCCGCGGCGATGCCTTGGGCTCCGGCTGGCGCGGGGTTTCTTGCTGGCGCGGCGGCTCCGGGCGCCGGCGACGACGCGGCTGCTCTCCGGCGGGCACTGGCCGCGAGGGCAGCCGGTGCACGCCACCGGACGTCACCCAGTCGTTCTCCGGCGGATGCGGCTCCGCCGGGACATCGATGATCGGGCTTTCCTGGGTACGCGACATGCGGATGTCCGTGACCTCGACGGGCGGCACGTCCAGACGGCTGGCGGTGACCCGGCCGGCGGTACGCACCGCGCTCTTGTCGGTCTCGATGGCTGGGCGGTGTACCAGGTCCGTGTCGAACAGGATCTCCAGATTCGCCCGCAATGCGGCCAGCTCGGAGCGCAGCGCGGCAACCTCGTCGGCGGCCTGGGCGCGCAGCTCCGAGGCCAGCTCGCGGCGCAACTGGGTTTCGACGGTCAGCTCGTACTCCCGCCGCGCCGAGATCTCGCGATCCAGCTGCAGGTCGTAGACGAACTTCAGATCGCGGGCCTTGGCCTGGTCCAGGTCACTCTGGCGCCGATAGATCACGGAGACGAAGGCCGCCACCACGGCGGCCCACAGGGCCAGGATGACAGCGAGTTTCAGCAACTCGACACGATCGGTGAACACCAATGCGGAACTGGCCAGAATGGCGAGCACCAGCAATACCGTTAAGAGCAGCCAGCCTGGCCTTCGGCCGCCGCGCCGTGGCCGACCACCGCGGGGCAGAACGGTCATGCGCCGACTGTACCCGTCAGAGGTCATCCAGCCTGGGGACCGCTGCGGCGATTCGGCCAACTACCTGGCTGAAATCGTTCACTCGGTCGCAGTATCTCCGTTGTCCGGCGGTTCCTCGGGAGACTTGCAGCAATGCTGTAGCCACACCGCCGCGACGATCAGCGCCAGGGCACTGATCGCAGCCACCACCGCGCCGGGAGTGTCCTCGCCGGCGACCCTCAGGTCGCCGCGCCGGGGCAACAGGTACACCAGCACCCCGATCCACCAGCCCGCGGCGATGGCGCCGACCCAGGCCGAGGCCTTGGCGATGACGACCGACCGGGCCACCGTGAGTGGGTGCAGGCGGCCCCCACCGACCCCGATCTGACCGTCGTTGATCTTGGCCCGTACATAGAACGCCCAGCCCGCCTCGGCGATCGCAACCGCCAGCAGTGAGAGTCCGGTCCAGATGGTGAGCGGCGGGAACCACCGGTAGAGGCCACCGACCAGCAGGTAGCCGACGATGGCGACGACGACCACCGCGCCGGCCAGGTCGCGTTTGCGCGTCGGGCCCATCAGTCGGCCACCGGTTCGGTGCGGAAGTCCAGCGCCAGATCGGTGCGCCTGACCCCGGCTCGTTCGGCCGGGTCGATCTCCTCCAGCAGGTGCGCGACCCGCCGGGTGCGGCCGATGACGGTCAGCGTGGCATCCGGATCCACCGCCAACCACGGGATCAGCACGAACGCGCGCAGATGAGCCAGCGGGTGCGGCAACGTCAGGTCGTCATCGCGGGACTGCACCTCGACGTCACCGTCATGGCAGGTGACCAGGTCGACGTCGAGGGTGCGCGGGCCCCACCTCTGCTCCCGGACCCGGTCCGCGGCCGTTTCCAACTCCTGGCCGCGTCGCAGCCAGCCGTGTCCGTCGAGGCCCGGATCGTCGGCGAGCAGTACCGCGTTCAGGAACGGCGCCTGCTCGACTCCGCCCCAGGCGTCGGTCTCGAACACCGGCGACACCGCGCGGACCGCACTCCCGAAGCCGTCGACCACCGACTGCAACCGGGCCAGCCGGTCGCCGAGATTGGACCCGATCGACAGAACGGTCGATGTCACGTGGAGTTCCCCCGCCTCGATCGCCGGGCCACCACCGCGACATCGTCGAAGGTCAGCGGAATCGGGGCGCTCGGCTTGTGCACGACGACCTCGACCGCATGCAGACGCTCGTCGGCCATGATGGCGTCGGCGATCTCGGCCGAGACCGTCTCGATCAAGTTCCGCGGCGGGCCCGCGACGATATCTGCTGCCCGCTGGGCCAGTGCGCCGTAGTCGAGTGTGTCGGCGAGATCGTCGGTGGCTGCCGCCCGGCGCAGGTCCACCCATGCCGTGATGTCGATGACGAAGTCCTGCCCGTCGCGGCGCTCATGGTCGAACACACCGTGATTGCCACGAACCCGTAAGCCGCGCAATTCAATTCGATCAGCCAATCTGACCTCCAGATTCCCAGGCTTCCAGTACGGCGAGCGCGTCGACGGAGGCCACCACATCGTGCACCCGAACTCCCCAGGCCCCGCGCTGGGCCGCGAGCATCGAGATCACCGCGGTGGCGGTCTCACGGCCGTCCGGTGGGCGCGGGGTCCCGTCGGGCCCGGCCAGCAAGGCACCGAGGAAACGCTTGCGTGACGCACCGACCAACACGGGGATCCCGGTCGCGATGAATTCGGGCAGCGCGTGCAGCAGGGCCCAATTGTCCTGCGCGGTCTTGGCGAATCCCAGACCCGGGTCGATGATCAGCCGCTCCGGGGCAACGCCCGCAGCGACCGCGGCGTCGACCGCGGTCAGCAGTTCGGCCCGAACCTCGGCCACCACATCGCCGTAACCCGGAGCGCGGTGCGGCCGCTCGGTGCCGACCGAACGCCAGTGCATCAGGATCCACGGCACTTTCGCCTCGGCGAGCAGCGGCGCCATGTTGGGGTCCGCCAGGCCGCCGGACACGTCGTTGACGATCTGCGCGCCACTTTCCAGGGCCACCTTCGCCACATCGGCGTGCATGGTGTCGATGCTGACCGTGACGCCTTGGGAGGCAAGCGCTTCGATGACCGGAGCGACCCGGGCCGCCTCCACCGCAGGGTCGACGCGCACCGCACCGGGCCGGGTCGATTCCCCGCCGACGTCGATGATCGCGGCCCCGGCAGCGGCCAGCGCCAGCCCCTGTTCGACGGCGCGGTCGCGGTCGATGAACTTGCCGCCGTCGGAGAAGGAATCGTCGGTGACATTCACCACCCCCATGACCTGCACGCGCGTTCCGCGAGGGACCATCGGCCTGGCTGGGTTCACTTCCGCAGGATCAGTTCCAGCGCCTCGGCCCGAGAAGCCTTGTCGGTCTTGAACTGTCCCCGCACCGCGGAGGTGGTGGTGACCGCGCCCGGCTTGCGGACGCCGCGCATGGCCATGCACAGGTGCTCGGCCTCGATCACCACGATGGCTCCGCGCGGATCGAGCTTGCGCATCATCGCGTCGGCGATCTGCGCCGTCAGGCGTTCCTGCACCTGCGGACGCTTGGAGTACAGGTCGACCAGCCGGGCGATCTTCGACAGACCGGTCACCCGGCCGTCCACCCCGGGGATGTATCCGACGTGGGCCACCCCGTGGAACGACACCAGGTGATGCTCACAGGTGGAGTACAACGGGATCGACTTGACCAAGACGAGCTCGTCGTGTTCCTCGTCGAAGGTGGTGTTGAGCACCGCGTCCGGGTCGGTGTAGAGACCGGCCATCAGTTCCTTGTACGCACGCGCCACGCGGGCCGGGGTATCCAGCAGACCCTGACGGTCGGGGTCCTCACCGATGGCGATCAGCAGCTCACGCACGGCCGCCTCGGCGCGCGGTTGGTCGAACACCCGCGTGGCCGTATCGGTGTTGTTGTGATGCTCGCGCAGCGACTGCGCCATCGAAGCCTCCGTTCTCGGATCAGCCGTGGGCCGGCGGGTTGGGCCGATCGGCCCGCTCAGTACCACCGTCCTGGCCCGCCTCGTCGTTCGGATTCGGCTGACCGGGATGAGGATAAGGCTGGTACGGGTATGGCTGGGGCTGTTGCCATCCCG from Mycobacterium sp. DL440 includes the following:
- the lsr2 gene encoding histone-like nucleoid-structuring protein Lsr2 yields the protein MAKKVTVTLVDDFDGEATADETVEFGLDGVTYEIDLSSKNATKLRNDLKQWVEAGRRVGGRRRGRVAGPARGRGAIDREQSAAIREWARRNGHNVSTRGRIPADVIDAFHAAT
- the lysS gene encoding lysine--tRNA ligase, giving the protein MSPADRDDASQSQADLPEQFRIRQAKRERLLAEGREPYPVTVPRTHSLAELRSAYPDLVADTQTGVMVGVSGRVVFARNSGKLCFATLQEGDGTQLQAMISLAQVGQESLDAWKADVDLGDIVFLHGEVISSKRGELSVLADSWQMAAKALRPLPIAHKEMSEEARVRQRYVDLIVRPEARSIARQRVAVVRAVRSALERRGFLEVETPMLQTLAGGAAARPFITHSNALDVDLYLRIAPELFLKRCIVGGFDRVFELNRNFRNEGVDSTHSPEFSMLETYQAYGDYNDSAVVTRELIQEVADEAIGTRQVPLPDGTIYDLDGQWDTLEMYPSLSEALGEEITPETSVDYLWAIADRLEVEIPRDRGYGHGKLVEELWEHTVGEKLWAPTFVRDFPVETSPLTRAHRSIPGVTEKWDLYIRRFELATGYSELVDPVIQRERFEAQARAAAAGDDEAMVLDDDFLAALEYAMPPTTGTGMGVDRLLMALTGLSIRDTVLFPIVRRHGN
- a CDS encoding type III pantothenate kinase, translated to MLLAIDVRNTHTIVGLISGSGDHAKVVQQWRIRTESEVTADELALTLDGLIGDDSERLTGAAGLSTVPSVLHEVRLMLEQYWPTVPHVLIEPGVRTGIPLLVDNPKEVGADRIVNCLAAYHKYGTAAIIVDFGSSICVDVVSAKGEFLGGAIAPGVQVSSDAAAARSAALRRVELTRPRSVVGKNTVECMQAGAVFGFAGLVDGLVHRIRADVDGFAGDDVAVVATGYTAPLVLPDLRTVEHYDPHLTLDGLRLVFERNRDSQRGRLKPAK
- the panD gene encoding aspartate 1-decarboxylase — protein: MQRTMLKSKIHRATVTQADLHYVGSVTIDADLMEAADLLEGEQVTIVDIDNGARLVTYAITGESGTGVIGINGAAAHLIHPGDLVILIAYGVMEDAEARAYQPRIVFVDADNKQIDLGEHSHDPAYVPEDASELMSPR
- the panC gene encoding pantoate--beta-alanine ligase; this encodes MTPSNTPKFVAGELNVYSAPADVAAVARALRTSGRRVTLVPTMGALHEGHLTLIRAAKRVPGAVVVVSIFVNPLQFAPGEDLDAYPRTLDEDLAALRAEGVEIAFTPTGSDMYPNGPRTSVQPGTAGDELEGASRRGHFAGVLTVVLKLLQIVRPDRAFFGEKDYQQLALIRQMVTDLNVDVQIVGVPIVRESDGLAMSSRNRYLDADEREQAGALSAALLAGKYAAAGGASATVDAARAVLDEVPAIDVDYLEVRDPMLGPAPSEGQARLLVAARLGRTRLLDNISVDIGASAGIDGHPRVGDSDNHELPWRN
- a CDS encoding Rossmann-like and DUF2520 domain-containing protein, translated to MQQPPANGWSPPEGLRPARLSVGIISAGRVGTALGYALERVEHVVVACSAISEASRLRAQRRLPETSVLPVPEVAERAELLLLAVPDAELTSLVSGLAATGAVRPGTIVVHTSGANGVAVLAPLTEQGCIPLAIHPAMTFTGSDEDISRLADTCFGVTAADEVGYAIGQSLVLEIGGEPFRVPEYARTQYHAALAHAGNHLVTLVLDAVDILRASLRGQELLGQELVGDAPGGLPERVVGPLAQAALENALQRGQAALTGPVARGDAAAVTAHLNALRALDPQLAQAYRVDSLRTAQRAHAPAGVLAALRETSPEAGPKNRPETSHG
- a CDS encoding DUF6779 domain-containing protein is translated as MTVLPRGGRPRRGGRRPGWLLLTVLLVLAILASSALVFTDRVELLKLAVILALWAAVVAAFVSVIYRRQSDLDQAKARDLKFVYDLQLDREISARREYELTVETQLRRELASELRAQAADEVAALRSELAALRANLEILFDTDLVHRPAIETDKSAVRTAGRVTASRLDVPPVEVTDIRMSRTQESPIIDVPAEPHPPENDWVTSGGVHRLPSRPVPAGEQPRRRRRPEPPRQQETPRQPEPKASPRPGPQPAARPESQPQPRPEPQPVFGPEPQPVSGPRPEPQPQPRPEPPPAARRQPEPPSTWAPPPPPPAMPPMQPSPTIEAPEPEPPSTSAPAAEPAATGWEPAPAEGQWIPAGVPGSNWATPVAQNGAANEYVGRRRAQESTPTAAPAPKPEPAPAAEPALEPAPTPAPAMSPGQAPEPPRGRHSAAGEVSDAGLPAPAQPSPALATESSQPPEPPRRASRHRTDDEPEPPNGHHADGQSVNELLARFQTGPAEGGRRRRRKE
- a CDS encoding DUF3180 domain-containing protein is translated as MGPTRKRDLAGAVVVVAIVGYLLVGGLYRWFPPLTIWTGLSLLAVAIAEAGWAFYVRAKINDGQIGVGGGRLHPLTVARSVVIAKASAWVGAIAAGWWIGVLVYLLPRRGDLRVAGEDTPGAVVAAISALALIVAAVWLQHCCKSPEEPPDNGDTATE
- the folK gene encoding 2-amino-4-hydroxy-6-hydroxymethyldihydropteridine diphosphokinase, which produces MTSTVLSIGSNLGDRLARLQSVVDGFGSAVRAVSPVFETDAWGGVEQAPFLNAVLLADDPGLDGHGWLRRGQELETAADRVREQRWGPRTLDVDLVTCHDGDVEVQSRDDDLTLPHPLAHLRAFVLIPWLAVDPDATLTVIGRTRRVAHLLEEIDPAERAGVRRTDLALDFRTEPVAD
- the folB gene encoding dihydroneopterin aldolase; this translates as MADRIELRGLRVRGNHGVFDHERRDGQDFVIDITAWVDLRRAAATDDLADTLDYGALAQRAADIVAGPPRNLIETVSAEIADAIMADERLHAVEVVVHKPSAPIPLTFDDVAVVARRSRRGNST
- the folP gene encoding dihydropteroate synthase yields the protein MVPRGTRVQVMGVVNVTDDSFSDGGKFIDRDRAVEQGLALAAAGAAIIDVGGESTRPGAVRVDPAVEAARVAPVIEALASQGVTVSIDTMHADVAKVALESGAQIVNDVSGGLADPNMAPLLAEAKVPWILMHWRSVGTERPHRAPGYGDVVAEVRAELLTAVDAAVAAGVAPERLIIDPGLGFAKTAQDNWALLHALPEFIATGIPVLVGASRKRFLGALLAGPDGTPRPPDGRETATAVISMLAAQRGAWGVRVHDVVASVDALAVLEAWESGGQIG
- the folE gene encoding GTP cyclohydrolase I FolE, with protein sequence MAQSLREHHNNTDTATRVFDQPRAEAAVRELLIAIGEDPDRQGLLDTPARVARAYKELMAGLYTDPDAVLNTTFDEEHDELVLVKSIPLYSTCEHHLVSFHGVAHVGYIPGVDGRVTGLSKIARLVDLYSKRPQVQERLTAQIADAMMRKLDPRGAIVVIEAEHLCMAMRGVRKPGAVTTTSAVRGQFKTDKASRAEALELILRK